The sequence caagaagttttttttttttttttttttaataattgatcAAGCAAAAATATCATCACATGTAAAGTCTCTAGATCTTCGATCTAGAAATTTAGCCAACAACTAGAATTGGCTAATTTAGACCAATTAGTTCTTATTCCATATAACATAGGGTAAGTAAATACAAGTTCTTTAGTTATTTTTAGTTTGCATTGTATGAcatactaatatttcaaaattgttgcttattataattatcattggatattgattgtaatcaatcttcaagaaaattgtgtttatattTTGGACCCTATTCGAAGTAAGGTTcacgaggattttcatggagttataattatgtaagtgttataaaaggtcAGTTGACAACCGATATTGAAGATCGTTATACGAACAGTAATTGAAAAAACGAACAATGAttctgggctttaatgtcggtttaaaactgataCTAAAGGGCTTTATTGTCGATTGACAATGGTAGACCGTCAGATTCACCATCGTCCGTCAAATTTCTTAGCGTTGTAACGCTCTCAGAATGTTGCAACACAACCTATTATGTCCAAGAGCGTTGAAGTGTAGCGTTGAGCGAGCGGTGCGACAATGGCATTGTGACATCTCTGGAGCATTGCAAGGCTGATCTGCATTCAAGCATCTATATTCCAACATTGAGCTAGAGTTGGACTTAAGAATATGAAGAGTGTGGCAACACTCAGCAGGGAAGAATTCTTCattccttcttcattttttcaatttggctcctaacttcatcattttaacTCCTTTTTGTCCCAAACGCTTAATTCGACTGCTTGTACACTCGAGCCCTACAAAGTAAtcaatttaaccaaattaagtagctaaacaacCCTGAGTTAAGTAGAAGAAGATAGCACATTTCCGGTggtatcaaacacccccaacttaattcttgatcgtcctcGAGCAAGTTAAAACAAGAAATCGTGCAAAAATAATCAGTTTGTCAAACTAGAATGTTCCTTACTCAAGCGTCATCACTCAACTAGAATCAAACTCACAATCGATTAGGTAATAAAAAAGCATTCCATCATTTCAAGAATGGTTTGAAAATTCGTTTTAAGATTTGTTATGCATGTTCAAGctcaaagttatttatttttaacaagaGTGAGCTTGGAATGGCCTTATGAATCTTCCATTTGTTTTCCCTCAACACTGGCTTGAAAGTTCTAGAATTAGTTTTCCTAAATTAGTAGTAATGACATCACAATGGATCGGTCAAAATCTAATCATCCACGCCCTTATTGCAGGCATTTCcttctctcttttttgttttttttttcttttcttttcaaacaaAGGGGAAACTTAAAGTAGAAAACCAACTTTGCTTTGGCTTGCTCGAACGGATGTCATGCGagtcatccaactacgggtCAACTTCCCTTCAAAAGTGCCTCAACTTACTCATTCTTCTAGGATACTTTAATTCATAGGGAAACCATGGGTGTCATGGCTACCCCAGGTTAATTATACCCTTGAAGATGAGGAGTAGACCCCTATACATgcatatatgaaaattttcttcatttttctttactaGGCGACAATGATATCAATTGACTAAATCTCAAAGCACGCATTAGTAAATTGAACCATGGAAAGACTAATATCTATCACCAAGGCCTATCGGAGTGATAACAAACTTATGGTCTCATAATTCAATTCTAAGCAAGCATACATGGTCAAGATAGATATGCTAAGGGCTTGgagatgtaataaaaaaaattaagtaaaattttaaaaaacatcatgaaaattatgaattctTTCATCTAACCTATTCTAATGGAAAAACAATTCGCACGAGTGTGTCATAGACTAGTCATCACAAGTAATAAAACAGCAAAACAAACTACAATTAAGCAAACATTGTCTGAGCACAGCGATCAAGGACCCTAAATAATTCAAACAATGAAAAATCCCCTAAAAATCCAAACACCCTACCCCCAACTTTTAAAACacacattgtccccaatgtcaTTAAAATAAAGCACGAGGGATTAGAATACTTCCTTGAACAATGAAGTGAAGGAAGGATGTCGAACACTCGAATCAACtcttttccactaaaaaaaCCTAGCAAAACAAGAATGATGGAAAGAATTAGGctcaataaaaattttaaaaaaaatattgaattgaaATCTAAACTAAGAAAGAAAGTAAATTTAAAGTCGGCCTGCCTCCAGGAAGCCCAAATATTTATAgttggttgctcgatcgtgATGGCTCGTTTTCATATGTAGACCGGTGAGTCTAACTAATAGGAAATGTCAAAGCAATCCAAAGACTTGTCATCATGGAAGACCTTCAGTCTGTGCCCATTTACTTTTAGAACTTTTCTTGTCTCAAGATTAACAATGTCTACTGCACCATAAGGATAAAGTGGAAACATCAAATGGGCCAAGCCACTTAGATTAGAGTTTACCAGGTATAAACTTTAACTAAGAGTTGTATAGAACTACCTTTTTCCCTACCTGAAACTCTTTGGGTGCACTCATTCTGTCATGAAAATATTTCGCCCTTTTCTTATAAATCAGAGAATTGTCAAAATATTCTAACCTGAGCTCTTCCAACTTCTGACGTTTTCTGGCCTTCTCAGCTACCTCTAAGTCCTAGTTGCACTTCTTGATTACCCAATATGCCTTATGTTGGATCTCAACTGGAAGATGGCAAGCTTTTCCATAGACCATCCTATAGGGAGACATCCCAATAGGAGTCTTGAAGGCCTTCTTGTAAGCCCACAAAGCGTCTTCAAGTCGAAGGCTTCAATCCTTCCTTCCTGGGTTGACCACCTTTTCCAAAATAGCCTTCACTTCCCTGTTGGACACCTCTACCTACCCATTAGTATGAGGGTGGTATGGGGTGGAAATACGATGTtatacacctgtctcttatacacatctagatgtgtataagagacagcccacAAAGCGTCTTCAAGTCGAAGGCTTCAATCCTTCCTTCCTGGGTTGACCACCTTTTCCAAAATAGCCTTCACTTCCCTGTTGGACACCTCTACCTACCCATTAGTATGAGGGTGGTATGGGGTGGAAATACGATGTTATACACCATACTTCTTCAACAAGGAAGCAATGACTCGATTGCAAAAGTGTGATCCTTGGTCACTAATGATTTCCTTAGGGAAGCAAAACCTGCACAGAATGTTAGTCTTCAAGAAACCAGCAACCACCTTAGCATCATCAGTAATAGTGGCCTTTGCTtccacccatttggaaacatagtccaCTGCCAATAAAATGTACTTAAACCcacaagaagaaggaaaagttcCCATAAAGTCAATCCTCATACATCAAATATCTCACAGAAAAGAATAGGGACTTGTGACATTTCGTTCCTACGGGACAAACCTTCTGACTTTTAAGAACCTTCGCAAGTCTTACAAACAAAGTATGCATCCCTAAATAAAGTATCCCAATATATACCTGAATCTAAAACTTTTTTAGCAATTCTCTTGGGACTGAAGTGTCCACCACATGTATACTTATGACAGAATTCTAAAGTAGAAAAGAACTCATCATTAGGCACACACCTTTTAACTACCTGATTAGCACAAAATTTCCAAAGAATAGGGTCCTCCCAGACATAATACTTTGactcactttttattttttcttgtcTATGCCTATTCATTCCATTAGGAAACTCACCAGTGGTCAAGTAATTCATAATGTCAGCATACCAGGGAGTTATAGAAATACCGTCTGCTTGCATCAGTACATGGTCAGGGAAGTCTCCATCAGAACTGCGACAACCTTCATCAGCTGCAATCCTGCTAAGGTGATCGACGACAACACTCTCACATCCCTTCTTATCCTGAAGTTTTAGGTTAAACTCTTGGAGGAGAAGAATCCATCTCAACAGTCTGGGCTTGGAATTCTTCTTGGACATCAGTTAACGCAAAGCTACATGATTAGAAAAAACACCTACTTCAGATCCAATAATATTAGAGCGAAATTTCTCAAGAGCAAAAATAACAGCTAAAAACTTCTTTTCTGTCGTGGTGTAGCTGCACTGAGCTGGGTTGACAATCTTTGAAGCATAGTAGATCACGTGATGTTTCTTATCAATCTTCTACCCCAAAATCACTCTTACAGCATGGTCGCTCGTGTCGCACATGATCTCAAAGGGAAGATCCCAAAGAGCAGCCTGATTTACCAGAGTACACGATAGAGCATTTTTCAACACATCAAAATTTTTCCTGCAATAATCGTAAAAATCAAAGGCCACATCCATTTGAAGAAGAGAGGTCATCAGCTGAGCAATCTTACTAAATTCACTGATAAACCTGTGATAGAAACTTGCATGACCAAGAAACGAGTGAACCTCCCTCACATTTGTGGGGTAAGAGAGCTTAGTAATAATATCAATCTTGGCAGGATCTACCTCTATGCCATGCTCAGATACAATATGCCGTAATACAATGCCACGTGAGGCCATGCAATGAcactttttgaaattcaataCCAGGTTAGACTAATGCATTTCTCTAGCACCCTAGATAAATTAGACAAGCAATTAGCAAATGAATCTCCGTACACAataaagtcatccataaatacctcCATGGAATTCTTAATAATATCATAAAAAATGCTCATCATGCATCGCTGAAGGGTGCTAGGAGTATTACATAGTCCAAATGGCATTCTTCTGAAAACGAAGTTGCCAGAGGGACATGTAAAGGTCCTCTTCCGTTGGTCCTCCTGGTTAATCGGGATCTGATAGAAACCCAAAAAACTATCAAGGAAATAGAAGAAAGGCTTACCAGCTAACCTTTCAAACACCTGGTCAATAAAGGGAATGGGGAAGTGGTCGTCCTTTCTAGTTACagcatttaattttcaaaaatcaacacAGATCCTCCACCCATTCTAAATTCTAACAGGAATTAGACTA comes from Benincasa hispida cultivar B227 chromosome 2, ASM972705v1, whole genome shotgun sequence and encodes:
- the LOC120072173 gene encoding uncharacterized protein LOC120072173, which produces MASRGIVLRHIVSEHGIEVDPAKIDIITKLSYPTNVREVHSFLGHASFYHRKNFDVLKNALSCTLVNQAALWDLPFEIMCDTSDHAIVNPAQCSYTTTEKKFLAVIFALEKFRSNIIGSEDKKGCESVVVDHLSRIAADEGCRSSDGDFPDHVLMQADGISITPWYADIMNYLTTEFCHKYTCGGHFSPKRIAKKVLDSVDYVSKWVEAKATITDDAKVVAGFLKTNILCRFCFPKEIISDQGSHFCNRVIASLLKKYGV